A single region of the Mercenaria mercenaria strain notata chromosome 6, MADL_Memer_1, whole genome shotgun sequence genome encodes:
- the LOC123549884 gene encoding LOW QUALITY PROTEIN: endonuclease/exonuclease/phosphatase family domain-containing protein 1-like (The sequence of the model RefSeq protein was modified relative to this genomic sequence to represent the inferred CDS: inserted 2 bases in 1 codon) yields the protein MGAVNSCCIPRKSGIDSDGGSKKSKSLRSHRRQLSATFNMTVLDEANDIVTKNQMDINIATEEELMTLPGISRTTAKQIIDYRKQIRGFKRVEDLALVSGVGAARLEALRNEICVKRTNGSNGSNKDSPESGRNNIKEANSVKIINLNTSNVFQLMKVKGIGQTLAENIVTYRDKKGPFTNIDDLIKVKGIGHHVLSAIKPQLTLDENVVADSLSYSSSKKSSNYNNSAIPSRNSDVSFNSENRSINPSNEYTKGSLENLLDTLGPFSEKPVRPIVDFPSFKCNNRNALKIASWNLQCFSEDKANNPGVRDVVCMTILENGLSLVAVQELADQXALQKICDELNTPTLSNIQKWAGHRGKWNCVVSEATGRMHMSNEFNGFLYDESQGISVISSCLLTKTKKQKPFTRQPFIATFKIKRFDCALVSVHLKATGLANEDLGRLQAEIDKISDLIEAIQEQLPGEKDIIILGDFNLAPNTEDFNDLRNLGYHNCVSEGVLTNISDANLKGSKTYDNIWISKQTKQVFTGNSDVIREGLTSPWIPKGWTWGGVVSDHCPIWAQFYTGKDLDSGDLKIGPEAIRFALGNE from the exons ATGGGTGCTGTTAACAGTTGCTGTATCCCACGGAAAAGTGGGATAGATTCTGACGGTGGGAGTAAAAAATCTAAAAGTTTAAGATCGCATCGTCGACAGCTTAGTGCAACATTTAACATGACGGTACTGGATGAGGCAAATGATATCGTAACTAAGAACCAGATGGATATTAACATCGCAACGGAAGAGGAACTTATGACATTACCAGGCATTAGTAGGACTACGGCAAAACAAATTATCGACTATCGAAAACAAATTCGGGGATTTAAACGTGTCGAGGATTTAGCTCTAGTGTCAGGTGTCGGTGCTGCTAGGTTGGAGGCTTTACGGAATGAAATATGTGTTAAGAGAACTAACGGTTCTAATGGAAGTAATAAAGACTCGCCAGAAAGCggaagaaataatataaaagagGCAAActctgtaaaaataataaatctgaATACTTCCAACGTGTTTCAGTTAATGAAAGTGAAAGGTATCGGACAAACTTTAGCGGAAAACATAGTCacatacagagacaaaaaagGGCCGTTTACAAATATAGACGATCTAATCAAGGTCAAGGGTATTGGCCATCATGTACTTAGTGCAATAAAACCACAATTAACGTTAGATGAAAATGTTGTTGCAGATAGTTTATCATACTCATCGTCAAAAAAATCGTCAAATTACAATAACAGTGCAATACCTAGCAGAAATTCAGATGTCTCATTTAATTCTGAGAATCGTTCTATTAACCCATCAAACGAATATACAAAGGGTTCACTAGAAAACTTATTAGATACGTTAGGACCATTTTCAGAGAAGCCAGTTAGACCTATTGTGGACTTCCCTAGTTTTAAGTGCAATAACAGAAATGCTCTAAAAATAGCTTCCTGGAATTTACAGTGTTTCTCTGAGGACAAGGCCAATAATCCAGGAGTCCGGGATGTTGTCTGTATGACCATTTTGGAAAACGG atTGAGTTTAGTGGCAGTACAGGAATTAGCAGACCA TGCTCTTCAAAAG ATCTGTGACGAATTGAATACTCCCACACTATCCAATATACAGAAGTGGGCGGGGCACAGAGGGAAATGGAATTGTGTTGTGTCGGAAGCAACTGGCAGAATGCACATG AGTAACGAGTTTAATGGATTTCTGTATGACGAGTCTCAGGGTATATCTGTAATCAGTTCCTGCCTTCTTACCAAGACGAAAAAACAGAAACCTTTCACACGACAACCTTTTATTGCAACGTTCAAG ATCAAGCGTTTTGACTGTGCATTAGTAAGTGTGCATCTTAAAGCAACAGGTTTAGCCAACGAAGATTTGGGACGTCTACAAGCAGAGATAGACAAGATCTCTGATCTCATAGAAGCTATACAGGAACAACTTCCAG GTGAAAAGGACATCATTATTTTAGGAGATTTCAACCTAGCACCAAATACTGAAG ATTTCAATGATTTACGTAACCTAGGTTACCACAACTGTGTCAGTGAAGGGGTGTTAACCAACATCAGTGATGCTAACTTGAAAGGCAGCAAAACATATGACAATATCTGGATTTCTAAACAGAcaaaacaggtttttactg GTAACAGTGATGTTATCAGGGAGGGGCTGACGAGTCCCTGGATACCAAAAGGCTGGACATGGGGAGGGGTCGTCAGCGATCATTGTCCAATCTGGGCACAGTTCTATACTGGAAAAGATCTCGATTCTGGGGATCTCAAGATAGGGCCAGaagcaataagatttgcattaggcaatgaataa